A section of the Triticum dicoccoides isolate Atlit2015 ecotype Zavitan chromosome 7A, WEW_v2.0, whole genome shotgun sequence genome encodes:
- the LOC119329630 gene encoding uncharacterized protein LOC119329630: MANTRSGGANNEGAGDASARKGSAATNAKDPKSASTSTSSAGGRESRSSSVCETSEEQKPNLRRSNRETRGKNPVGTATVSSASTPVSQKSTRGRSNPSTPDTPKSSPKKLKGSTMKASTPRTSDRIKKSTVSASTTSNDSNGVPSLVATPDKTVNGQIDEHNSSKHKHDDASESGTRSLKKQKRLTAKSYTSLFKTSSEEYEKTPGYEGNASMVDAEDNGSVLRYEESGAHEEDDKAHLSQVVNNCLEGYTSGQCEPPEVILETDGLKSDVEKSAQCEAPEVILETDGSKTDVEISAPISEAHMNADLCSQNIVAESSPAMDAREPTHDCSEFALHTAMGQKADSSKFVEYWVPACLSRVQLEMYCYTLLSNSPALRSHSKTDSVGALRNILVSLRKCCDHPYLVDAMLQTSLTKGYPVTDILDIGVRASGKLLLLDKMLREIKGKGQRVLILTQSCGGAGNPMGDILDDFVRQRYGFESYERVERGLAVQKKQGAMSMFNDTTKDRFIFLIDSRACLPSIKLSSVDVIIIYCSDWNPTNDLRVLQRISIESQSECVPIFRLYSSCTLEEKALILAKHDHILDSNGQNITPILSHSLLSWGASFQFSRLEELKNDAYLSNDFGAEKLFMDKVLQEYLMKLSTKNDPSTEMSNAAISQARLNGPFYSRDTVVVGERGGISAPDSDLPKFWVNLLDGKSPRWQYITEPVQRSRRKIQNMEEGKIPADEASTKRRKIAGALDSSANVLAGEDKDSILPEINTTSSRHQISVDHTWQEQGVEHLQDTQKGLHIKLKPELSKLYELFELPGSVQCLCDELLHYTLKNHQVSVEPKHILHAFNIALCWRAASLSRHQVDHRESLALAEKHLKYECSETLAELVYNKLRILKKEFSHRVRRTGENNQSIPVKNISPYQQQTSSKYGNDKSIPEQAESVGGNKSHQEDSHDLVIEAIVPGEKEVKELLSVPEIHAKQHLSKDVLLNRIREKRINLVDMVFSLREKNIHDKQANEVAMFDMHRHKGVVKLRESCRIVVEHLRRSQADPEDRGGQKKLIVEWFTVLLYAFLKHMRYQREKLDSQQSKVWIKELQLKEDFLDKAKSGQLDHTFDQRICLPDSGFAIEEFSHFSSCVDTATLANCPQSLHGTSAMEVTLVRGAIPSDVINAEAARNGSAEVFIHSEGRLASEGIGLTENMISNSFDCIDSQGGASLAVQQQLNSSPAIDSIDQESSSGDNRRTEQVEQQSGVDLQPLPGETDRRLGDAEMEVNTCNGDNTQADPPESQTLAPVPSQTSLQMSKEVGAEANLVMLSAEPIVAPAPLLRREAEQVDRSGITPAQTLQPEMQPSASRELSTPTDLIIQSSQPSMVPTVLSQRDVEQSSLLSRVPSSQCLPLVPLSSIPLERTSPDQCQPSHQPEAAPGSSAQLFLGAPMMFNHPPVGDEPLKNELHRLRLYIDSRNKAHELKQSQLMTECSQEIEKVKQKYNSLLEENDSTHLQQRKALDNLCEKVILNQSLADDFRAKFISSSGAQARAHSPPNHQRPQASQQVPMRPSAAASTASPTASSTAGRPPVQMHHVQPLQVDQLSPSSSSSPSSPHPSVLKSTGSTSSTFGLVPVLPRGNFGVQSEVTRAPAPHLQRRLPPQVHSMAHANQQQLPIWLESTSARTRSTSVTPVNIRQSCPQAVPPGNPSVSSLHPSSHHTVPAPLGPSSSHQIQQVLPLPSSSQPTRLLSPVSSVPNPILPLTSPRGKLGLRSDTPGVAARVDVVCLSDDE; the protein is encoded by the exons ATGGCCAACACCCGGTCAGGAGGGGCGAACAATGAGGGGGCAGGGGACGCCAGTGCAAGGAAAGGCAGCGCCGCCACCAATGCCAAAGACCCCAAGTCTGCATCGACCTCCACCTCGTCTGCCGGTGGAAGGGAGTCTAGGAGCTCGTCCGTGTGTGAAACAAGCGAGGAGCAGAAGCCAAACCTCAGGAGGTCGAACCGGGAAACAAGAGGAAAGAACCCCGTTGGGACAGCCACCGTCAGTTCTGCCTCCACACCGGTTTCGCAGAAATCTACGAGGGGCAGGAGCAACCCCAGCACACCTGATACCCCAAAATCATCACCAAAGAAGCTGAAAGGGTCGACAATGAAGGCTAGTACCCCAAGAACGTCCGACAGAATTAAGAAAAGTACCGTTTCAGCTTCGACCACTTCAAATGATTCAAATGGAGTTCCTAGTCTAGTGGCTACTCCCGACAAAACCGTAAATGGACAAATTGATGAacacaactcatcaaagcataagcATGATGATGCTTCCGAGAGTGGTACCAGGTCGTTGAAGAAGCAGAAAAGGCTAACCGCAAAGAGCTATACGAGTCTCTTCAAGACATCTTCTGAAGAATATGAAAAAACCCCTG GCTATGAAGGAAATGCTTCCATGGTGGACGCGGAAGACAATGGCTCTGTTTTGAGGTATGAAGAAAGTGGCGCACATGAAGAagatgacaaggcacatttaagtCAAGTCGTCAATAATTGTTTGGAAGGCTATACTTCTGGCCAGTGTGAACCTCCCGAGGTGATATTGGAGACAGATGGGTTGAAAAGTGATGTTGAAAAATCTGCTCAGTGTGAAGCTCCTGAGGTGATATTGGAGACAGATGGGTCGAAAACTGATGTTGAAATATCTGCTCCCATTTCAGAG GCACATATGAATGCTGATCTGTGCTCACAAAATATTGTGGCTGAAAGCAGTCCTGCAATGGATGCTAGAGAGCCAACTCATGACTGTTCAGAGTTCGCACTTCACACTGCAATGGGCCAGAAAGCGGACTCATCAAAATTTGTGGAGTATTGGGTTCCTGCTTGCCTTTCACGAGTGCAACTAGAAATGTACTGTTATACCTTACTTTCAAACTCACCAGCACTTCGATCACATTCAAAAACTGACAGTGTTGGTGCTCTTCGCAACATTCTTGTATCCCTCCGGAAG TGCTGCGACCACCCTTATCTAGTAGATGCAATGCTCCAAACCTCACTTACCAAGGGCTACCCAGTAACTGATATCCTAGATATTGGAGTGCGTGCGAGTGGCAAGCTACTGCTTCTTGACAAAATGCTCCGAGAAATCAAGGGAAAAGGGCAGAGAGTTCTTATCCTTACCCAG TCTTGTGGTGGGGCTGGCAATCCAATGGGTGACATTTTGGATGATTTTGTCCGTCAAAGATATGGTTTTGAGTCATATGAACGCGTGGAGCGTGGTCTCGCTGTACAAAAGAAACAGGGTGCAATGAGTATGTTCAATGACACGACTAAGGACCGGTTTATTTTCTTGATTGATAGTCGTGCATGTCTCCCAAGCATTAAACTATCTTCAGTTGATGTCATCATCATATATTGTAGTGATTGGAATCCCACAAATGACTTGAGAGTCCTCCAGAGGATCAGCATAGAGTCACAATCTGAATGTGTGCCCATTTTTCGTCTGTATTCATCTTGCACATTGGAGGAAAAGGCTCTTATACTTGCAAAGCATGATCATATTCTTGATAGCAATGGCCAGAATATAACGCCTATCCTGAGCCATTCTCTGCTTAGTTGGGGTGCATCATTTCAATTCAGCAGACTCGAAGAGCTAAAAAATGATGCATATTTAAGCAATGATTTTGGTGCTGAAAAACTGTTCATGGATAAAGTACTTCAGGAGTACTTAATGAAGTTGTCCACGAAAAATGATCCCAGCACTGAGATGAGCAATGCAGCCATTTCACAAGCTCGTCTGAATGGACCTTTTTATTCTAGAGATACTGTTGTAGTAGGTGAGAGGGGTGGGATATCTGCACCTGATAGTGATCTGCCAAAATTCTGGGTAAATTTGCTAGATGGGAAGTCTCCTCGCTGGCAGTATATAACTGAGCCGGTACAAAGAAGCCGTAGAAAGATACAAAACATGGAAGAAGGGAAAATTCCTGCCGATGAGGCCAGTACCAAACGTAGAAAAATTGCTGGAGCCTTGGATTCATCTGCAAATGTTTTAGCTGGCGAAGATAAGGACTCAATATTGCCTGAAATTAATACTACATCTAGTCGTCATCAAATATCAGTTGACCACACGTGGCAGGAACAAG GGGTGGAACATCTTCAGGACACACAAAAAGGTCTTCACATCAAATTGAAGCCAGAGCTATCAAAGCTATATGAATTGTTTGAACTACCG GGAAGTGTTCAATGTTTATGTGATGAACTTCTTCATTATACTTTGAAGAATCACCAAGTCAGTGTGGAGCCAAAGCACATATTGCATGCATTCAACATTGCACTG tgctggcgtgctgcttctcTCTCAAGGCATCAGGTTGATCATAGAGAATCACTGGCCCTTGCTGAAAAACACTTGAAATATGAGTGCAGTGAAACTCTCGCTGAGTTGGTTTATAACAAGCTAAGGATCCTAAAGAAGGAGTTCTCACATAGAGTACGCAGAACAGGCGAGAATAATCAATCAATTCCAGTAAAGAACATATCACCATATCAGCAGCAGACCTCATCTAAATATGGAAATGACAAATCAATCCCTGAGCAGGCAGAATctgttggtgggaacaaatcacacCAAGAGGATTCACATGATTTAGTGATTGAGGCTATCGTACCAGGAGAGAAGGAAGTCAAGGAACTGCTATCTGTTCCAGAGATTCATGCAAAGCAGCATTTATCAAAGGATGTACTTCTTAATAGAATCAGAGAGAAAAGAATTAATTTGGTTGACATGGTTTTCTCCTTGAGAGAAAAGAATATCCATGATAAACAAGCAAACGAGGTGGCAATGTTTGACATGCACAGGCACAAGGGAGTGGTGAAACTGAGAGAATCATGCAGAATAGTTGTGGAACACCTCCGTAGGTCTCAAGCTGATCCAGAGGACAGAGGTGGTCAAAAAAAGCTAATAGTTGAATGGTTCACTGTGCTACTATATGCGTTTCTGAAGCACATGAGGTACCAGCGTGAGAAGCTTGACTCACAGCAATCAAAGGTGTGGATTAAGGAGTTGCAGTTGAAGGAAGATTTCCTTGACAAAGCAAAATCTGGCCAACTAGATCATACTTTTGATCAACGTATTTGTTTACCAGATTCAGGCTTTGCTATCGAGGAATTCAGCCACTTTAGCTCCTGTGTTGATACAGCTACTTTGGCAAACTGTCCGCAGTCTTTGCACGGAACCTCAGCGATGGAAGTTACATTGGTTCGTGGTGCGATTCCATCTGATGTTATCAATGCAGAAGCAGCAAGAAATGGTTCTGCTGAAGTTTTTATCCACAGTGAAGGAAGGCTAGCATCAGAAGGTATTGGTTTGACAGAGAACATGATCAGCAATAGTTTTGATTGCATCGACTCGCAAGGAGGGGCATCTCTGGCTGTTCAACAGCAGTTAAATTCTAGTCCTGCGATTGATTCTATTGATCAG GAATCTTCAAGTGGTGACAATAGAAGGACCGAACAAGTTGAGCAACAGAGTGGTGTGGATTTACAACCATTACCGGGAGAGACTGACCGACGTTTAGGAGATGCTGAAATGGAAGTTAACACCTGCAATGGAGACAATACTCAGGCAGATCCACCGGAATCACAGACTCTGGCTCCTGTGCCCAGCCAGACTTCCTTGCAAATGTCTAAGGAAGTTGGAGCTGAGGCCAATCTTGTAATGCTGTCTGCCGAACCAATTGTAGCACCAGCACCACTTCTACGAAGAGAGGCAGAACAAGTAGACCGTTCTGGTATAACACCCGCACAGACTTTGCAACCTGAAATGCAACCATCAGCATCCAGGGAACTTTCTACTCCGACGGATTTGATAATTCAGTCTTCACAACCAAGTATGGTGCCAACTGTGCTTTCACAAAGAGATGTAGAACAATCAAGCCTACTTTCTCGTGTACCATCATCTCAGTGTTTGCCATTGGTTCCACTGTCCAGTATTCCGCTTGAAAGAACAAGCCCTGATCAGTGTCAACCAAGTCATCAACCCGAGGCCGCACCGGGTTCTTCAGCACAACTCTTTCTGGGGGCTCCAATGATGTTTAATCATCCACCAGTTGGTGATGAACCACTGAAAAATGAGTTGCACAGATTACGGTTATACATTGACTCACGTAATAAAGCCCACGAACTAAAG CAATCACAACTTATGACCGAGTGTAGCCAGGAAATAGAGAAGGTCAAACAAAAGTATAATTCGTTACTTGAAGAAAATGATTCCACTCATCTTCAGCAAAGGAAGGCGCTTGATAATTTATGTGAGAAAGTTATCCTCAACCAGTCACTAGCTGACGATTTTCGGGCTAAATTCATATCTTCTTCTGGAGCGCAAG CTAGAGCCCACAGCCCTCCAAATCACCAGAGACCACAGGCTTCTCAGCAAGTTCCCATGAGGCCTTCAGCGGCGGCATCGACTGCATCACCAACTGCATCGTCGACAGCTGGTCGACCACCAGTGCAGATGCATCATGTCCAACCATTACAGGTCGATCAactatcaccatcatcatcatcatcgccatcttCACCTCACCCCTCCGTACTAAAAAGCACTGGATCAACATCAAGTACTTTTGGTCTCGTGCCAGTTCTGCCACGGGGAAACTTTGGAGTCCAGAGTGAAGTAACACGTGCACCTGCTCCTCATCTTCAGCGCAGGTTGCCTCCACAGGTGCATTCGATGGCACATGCAAATCAGCAGCAGCTTCCAATTTGGCTCGAGAGCACGTCTGCAAGGACACGGTCTACCTCTGTGACTCCAGTAAATATAAGACAATCATGCCCACAGGCAGTTCCCCCAGGGAACCCATCAGTGTCAAGCTTGCACCCAAGTTCACACCACACTGTACCTGCACCATTGGGGCCATCAAGCTCACATCAAATTCAGCAGGTTCTACCACTGCCATCAAGTTCACAGCCAACACGCCTGCTGTCGCCCGTATCTTCGGTTCCAAATCCCATTCTGCCACTAACATCACCGCGAG GAAAGCTTGGGCTGCGCAGTGATACCCCTGGCGTGGCCGCTCGTGTAGATGTGGTATGCCTATCTGACGATGAATAG
- the LOC119331702 gene encoding uncharacterized protein LOC119331702, whose amino-acid sequence MQVQRDEGTPPWRRFSELLNLRFGPPLRANPLGELMACKRTTSVVDFQERFEALLPRAGTLSETQKVQIFTAGLQPPLSLDVEIHNPQSLAVAMSLARKLELRDQCALSAAPPVRFPQKGILPTPGPRLAPPAPAPPAAPQQGHNLPDGRPIKRLSQTEMEERRRLGLCFNCNEKFGRGHNRVCQRIFLLDLAPDDDDDAASATDDASRADPQISLHAIAGVRTSETMQMQITLGGVSLLALIDSGSTHNFIAEEAAARATLPPPTTEKMRVTVANGERVPCQGAYRVVPFRIGHEEFAEDFLALPLAGYDIVLGTQWLASLGPILWDFRALSMTFWRRGHRVCWHGIAGPDGPALKSCSGRDFLDAIITEFDDIFADPSGMPPPRSRDHGITLLPGSAPVAVRPYRYPAAHKDELERQCAAMLAQGIIRASCSAFSSPVLLVRKADGSWRFCIDYRALNAITVKNAFPIPVVDELLDELRHARFFTKLDLRSGYHQVRMREEDIPKTAFRTHDGLYEFLVMPFGLCNAPATFQALMNDLLRPYLRRFVLVFFDDILIFSETWADHLRHVRTVFTVLHQHRLFVKRSKCAFAVESIAYLGHTISAAGVAMDPEKVQAVADWPQPRSARAVRGFLGLAGYYRKFVKDFGVVAAPLTALLRKDGFSWSPEAAAAFTTLKTAITTAPVLALPDFTRPFIIECDASTYGFGAVLLQDHHPVAFFSRPAAPRHRSLAAYERELIGLVLAIRHWRPYLWGRQFVVKTDHYSLKFLLDQRLATIP is encoded by the coding sequence ATGCAGGTCCAGCGAGACGAGGGCACACCTCCGTGGCGCCGCTTCTCCGAGCTGCTCAATCTCCGCTTCGGGCCACCGCTGCGCGCTAACCCGCTGGGCGAACTAATGGCGTGCAAACGCACGACGTCCGTCGTCgacttccaggagcggtttgaggcaCTCCTTCCCCGGGCAGGCACCTTATCCGAGACACAGAAAGTGCAGATCTTCACCGCGGGACTCCAGCCACCCCTCAGCCTCGACGTGGAGATCCATAACCCACAGTCCCTCGCCGTCGCCATGAGCCTCGCCCGCAAATTGGAGCTGCGCGACCAGTGCGCGCTTTCCGCCGCGCCACCGGTGCGTTTTCCACAGAAGGGCATCCTGCCGACACCAGGACCACGCCTCGCGCCCCCCGCTCCGGCCCCACCAGCCGCACCTCAGCAGGGCCACAATCTGCCGGACGGACGCCCAATCAAGCGTCTCTCCCAGACAGAGATGGAGGAACGCCGTCGCCTGGGCCTTTGCTTCAACTGTAACGAGAAGTTTGGCAGGGGCCACAACCGCGTGTGCCAGCGCATCTTTCTCCTCGACTtagcgccggacgacgacgacgacgcggcctccGCCACTGATGATGCATCGCGGGCCGACCCTCAAATCTCGCTCCACGCAATCGCCGGCGTGCGCACGAGTGAAACCATGCAGATGCAGATTACTCTCGGAGGTGTCTCCCTCCTCGCCCTGATCGATTCAGGCTCCACCCACAACTTCATCGCCGAAGAGGCGGCCGCTCGTGCTACGTTACCGCCCCCCACCACAGAGAAGATGCGCGTCACGGTGGCCAACGGCGAGCGCGTTCCGTGCCAGGGCGCGTACCGCGTCGTGCCCTTCCGCATCGGCCACGAGGAGTTCGCGGAGGATTTCCTCGCCTTGCCGCTCGCGGGCTACGACATCGTCCTGGGCACGCAGTGGCTGGCGTCGCTCGGACCGATCCTGTGGGATTTCCGAGCCCTCTCCATGACATTCTGGCGGCGGGGCCATCGGGTGTGCTGGCACGGCATTGCAGGACCGGACGGGCCAGCCCTAAAATCATGCAGCGGCCGCGACTTCCTGGACGCCATCATCACCGAGTTCGACGACATCTTCGCCGACCCCTCCGGCATGCCACCGCCCCGCAGCCGCGATCACGGCATCACCCTGCTACCTGGTTCCGCCCCGGTGGCCGTCCGTCCGTATCGATACCCGGCCGCGCACAAGGACGAGCTGGAGCGTCAGTGCGCCGCCATGCTCGCCCAAGGTATCATCCGTGCGAGTTGTTCCGCATTCTCGTCCCCGGTACTGCTGGTCCGCAAGGCCGACGGGTCCTGGCGCTTCTGCATCGATTATCGCGCCCTGAACGCCATTACTGTCAAGAATGCGTTCCCGAttccggtggtggacgaactcctcgacgagctacggcacgctcgtttcttcaccaagctcgatttACGTTCCGGCTACCACCAGGTGCGGATGCGTGAGGAGGACATCCCGAAGACAGCTTTCCGTACTCATGACGGCCTCTACGAGTTTCTGGTGATGCCGTTCGGACTCTGCAACGCGCCGGCCACGTTCCAGGCCCTCATGAATGATCTGCTGCGGCCATACCTGCGCCGTTTTGTTCTCGTCTTCTTTGACGACATCCTCATTTTCAGCGAGACATGGGCTGACCATCTCCGACATGTGCGCACCGTCTTCACGGTCCTGCACCAGCACCGGCTCTTCGTCAAGCGCTCCAAATGCGCATTCGCCGTTGAATCAATCGCATACCTGGGTCACACCATCTCCGCTGCAGGCGTGGCCATGGATCCGGAAAAGGTGCAGGCAGTAGCGGACTGGCCGCAACCACGCTCGGCGCGCGCGGTTCGGGGCTTTCTCGGCCTTGCGGGGTACTACCGCAAGTTTGTCAAGGACTTTGGCGTGGTTGCCGCGCCCCTGACGGCCCTCCTTCGCAAGGATGGTTTCTCTTGGTCACCGGAGGCGGCAGCAGCTTTTACCACCCTCAAGACGGCAATCACCACGGCTCCCGTCCTCGCGTTACCGGATTTTACACGGCCGTTCATCATCGAGTGTGACGCATCGACGTACGGTTTCGGGGCCGTCCTTCTTCAGGACCACCACCCGGTGGCTTTCTTTAGCCGGCCAGCCGCGCCACGTCACCGTTCCCTGGCAGCGTATGAACGGGAACTCATCGGCCTGGTGCTCGCGATTCGCCATTGGAGGCCGTACCTATGGGGGCGTCAATTTGTGGTAAAAACGGATCATTACAGCCTCAAATTTCTGCTTGACCAGCGTTTGGCCACCATCCCGtag
- the LOC119334154 gene encoding uncharacterized protein LOC119334154 — protein sequence MLLMDGGPKDDRLAGVQGGLCGVAKNDAQHTTTSSPIVPLLPPLPDPVSGQRHHTRPKMVVEGDATPRRRGFFCGVEELVYICAHNSQLQSHIYYCVERSKEENTCMPDFCLQIIPDLLLVHFDSSAMAALAMEI from the exons ATGTTGTTGATGGATGGCGGGCCCAAGGACGACAGACTGGCTGGTGTCCAGGGCGGCCTGTGCGGTGTGGCCAAGAACGACGCCCAGCACACGACGACATCCTCCCCAATCGTCCCGCTGCTCCCTCCCCTACCGGATCCAGTCTCAGGTCAACGCCATCATACGAG GCCAAAAATGGTTGTAGAAGGAGATGCAACTcctagaaggagag GGTTTTTTTGCGGGGTGGAGGAGCTGGTGTACATTTGTGCACATAATTCTCAGCTGCAAAGTCACATATACTATTGTGTGGAAAGATCAAAGGAAGAAAACACCTGCATGCCAGATTTTTGTCTA CAAATTATTCCAGATCTGCTGTTAGTTCACTTTGATTCATCTGCCATGGCAGCTTTGGCAATGGAGATCTAG